A genomic region of Aspergillus oryzae RIB40 DNA, chromosome 1 contains the following coding sequences:
- a CDS encoding telomerase reverse transcriptase (telomerase catalytic subunit/reverse transcriptase TERT): protein MKPKLSLTDYATPASSVSAFCRAVLRSLIPPQFYGIGQHKLNNQHVVFKHVDRFVRMRRFESLSIHEICKGIKITCIPWLEPPAVHDQNSPKNKVSLSDLQKRTEILHEIIYYIFDSILIPLVRANFYVTESQTHRNRLFYFQHDVWRHLTEQPLADLKLSTFEELKSDKAERMLGRRSLPYGTLRLLPKSTGIRPILNLRRRMLVNNKWAGSKGRFFGQSVNSTITPIYGILNYEKMRKQDDLGSCLFSVGDIHLRLKAFKERLLLHYHEAGSLPVFYFVKLDIQSCFDTIPQDKLVRLIEDLVSEEAYHFTRHVEMRPPDEFGSMWPMREARQSKAFRKFVARAAPAARPQHLTEAINNGGTTNRRNTVFVDTTGQKEYDTEDLLDLLHEHVRNNLVKLGRKYFRQRNGIPQGSVLSSILCNLFYAEMEREVLAFLQSDETLLLRLVDDFLLVTSNPDLAKRFLEVMIKGQPAYGVSVNPAKSLVNFAAAVDGTHIPRLVDTSLFPYCGSLIDTRTLEIHKDHDRILEGGDSAAETLANSLTVESARVPGRTLHRKLLTSFKLLMHPMYLDTNHNSLTVVLSTLYANYLTTAMKMYQYMRSLRGRAHPSSEVIIRIVRDTTQLAHRLVQGKRCWGQRDATMESSSPSVCTVQHSQVQYLAAAAFRFVLSRKQTRYTLALRWLELVLKGSRPRSDAKAKRLAQVVQKGNLMYGSWRF from the exons ATGAAACCGAAACTCAGTCTGACAGACTATGCAACACCAGCTTCGTCAGTATCTGCTTTCTGTCGAGCAGTACTGCGAAGCTTAATACCTCCCCAATTTTATGGCATAGGTCAACATAAGCTCAACAATCAGCATGTTGTCTTCAAACACGTCGATCGATTCGTGCGCATGCGACGGTTTGAAAGCCTAAGCATTCATGAAATCTGCAAGGGGATTAAG ATAACATGCATACCATGGCTTGAACCCCCGGCAGTCCACGACCAGAATTCTCCAAAGAACAAAGTTTCATTGTCTGATTTACAAAAACGCACTGAAATATTACACGAAATTATCTACTACATATTCGACTCGATTTTGATACCTCTTGTACGGGCCAACTTTTACGTCACTGAATCTCAAACCCACCGCAATCGCTTATTCTATTTCCAGCACGATGTCTGGCGTCACTTGACTGAGCAGCCCTTGGCTGACCTGAAGCTTTCTACATTCGAGGAACTGAAGTCAGACAAGGCGGAGCGTATGCTCGGTCGTAGGTCTCTGCCATATGGTACCTTGCGGCTCCTTCCAAAGTCAACGGGCATTCGCCCAATTCTGAATCTACGACGAAGAATGTTGGTAAACAACAAATGGGCGGGAAGCAAAGGCCGCTTCTTTGGGCAAAGTGTCAACTCAACCATCACCCCTATCTATGGCATTTTGAACTACGAGAAGATGCGGAAACAAGACGACCTAGGCTCGTGTTTATTTTCTGTAGGAGATATTCATTTGCGGCTCAAAGCCTTCAAAGAACGCCTGCTACTACATTACCACGAAGCTGGCTCGTTGCCggtcttttattttgtcaAACTAGACATCCAGTCTTGCTTCGATACAATACCTCAGGATAAACTGGTCCGTCTCATTGAGGACCTAGTATCCGAAGAAGCGTATCACTTCACCAGGCATGTCGAAATGCGCCCGCCAGATGAATTTGGTAGCATGTGGCCGATGCGCGAAGCAAGGCAGAGCAAAGCTTTCCGCAAGTTCGTGGCCAGAGCAGCACCTGCTGCGAGACCACAGCATCTGACGGAAGCAATCAATAATGGTGGAACTACCAACAGAAGGAACACGGTTTTTGTGGATACGACGGGACAGAAAGAGTATGATACTGAGGATTTGCTGGATTTGCTCCACGAGCACGTCCGCAATAATCTGGTGAAACTTGGCAGGAAGTATTTCCGCCAGCGTAATGGTATTCCCCAGGGCTCGGTGCTGTCTAGTATTCTCTGCAACTTATTCTATGCAGAAATGGAGCGCGAAGTTCTAGCGTTTCTACAGTCGGATGAAACGCTGCTTCTGCGTCTTGTTGACGACTTTTTACTGGTCACCTCGAATCCCGACCTTGCCAAGCGTTTCTTGGAAGTGATGATCAAAGGACAGCCTGCATATGGTGTCTCTGTCAACCCAGCCAAGAGCCTCGTCAATTTCGCCGCAGCTGTGGACGGGACTCATATCCCTCGACTGGTTGACACTTCACTCTTCCCCTACTGCGGGAGCTTAATTGATACTCGCACTCTAGAAATTCACAAAGATCATGATCGCATACTCGAAGGGGGCGACTCCGCTGCCGAGACCCTCGCTAACTCCCTGACCGTCGAGTCCGCACGAGTCCCGGGCCGTACGCTGCACCGGAAATTGCTGACATCCTTCAAGCTACTCATGCATCCTATGTACCTGGACACAAATCACAATTCGCTTACGGTGGTCCTTTCAACTCTATATGCAAACTATCTAACCACCGCTATGAAGATGTATCAGTATATGAGATCGCTTCGGGGTCGAGCGCACCCTTCGTCCGAGGTGATCATTCGGATTGTCCGAGATACAACACAGCTCGCACATCGACTCGTTCAGGGCAAAAGATGCTGGGGTCAGCGAGATGCAACCATGGAATCTTCGTCGCCCTCTGTATGCACTGTGCAGCATTCACAAGTTCAGTATCTCGCAGCAGCGGCGTTCCGGTTTGTGTTGAGCCGCAAACAAACACGATACACTCTTGCGTTGCGCTGGTTAGAACTGGTGTTGAAAGGCAGTCGGCCAAGATCGGATGCGAAGGCTAAGCGACTAGCACAAGTAGTACAGAAGGGAAACTTGATGTATGGTAGCTGGAGGTTTTGA
- a CDS encoding putative TBC domain protein (uncharacterized conserved protein, contains TBC domain), with protein sequence MTTVCTTPNSPPELSGSKSSKSSSFRSSSQLDGPDGIFTDISNFEDIGLEDDADLAYNNAVASPYGRPGLPRSSTARMQSKTPMITTRELTTTSQQTKGLHKPPAQVNGMLSLQTRSVSRSKSGNKRDPGSTKSPSKTPNSQRARSTSPLRPASHLGSSPSTHSLSLSPANARPTLNRKQSWQPNRKTLKELEEEYHDSDEELPEDASLWNVPISPRPLEDRSASRSTSPNGRSPGPRPLPLSHSVKDVSLPGVRSPSGSRPARPAVRSSSAGPERGQISPRNPRVYSYNSMMSDLSEEAKIITEALEHHADQRERKRGENLQSGLSSLRSSEESKRGSRGTIELPPLQKSNIMIDPLPISKEKEKVLTRTRPSWLPPKDQKEEKKHLKEYKRMMAQSREADKRRAAKAASAKCEKDNTRETLQRIWDDYVYPNWENAIGETRTRELWWRGIPARSRGTTWQRAIGNELSLSEETYKKALQRAKDVRSRADGDAGESNKRMREWFEAIEADASKAFPDLKLFQVGGPLRESLIDVLEAYSMYRSDVGYITGLHTIAALLVLQFPSPSSAFLAMANALNRSLPVAFLTLDRGAIGRTYTLTTATLRYKFPRLATHLTETLQLSDEEIWEPMFRSLLTNGLDLERISRVWDCWVFEGDRIMIRAAVAVLGCLQAQLFGFTKPDDESRATVREILGWGPRSAGAKPKERHSAPVTLAGGFGGQFSSAGVGDYWILTTAGDEDGFMSEVREAGKVRH encoded by the exons ATGACCACCGTTTGCACAACGCCCAATTCCCCGCCCGAACTTTCCGGTTCCAAATCTTCTAAATCCTCCTCATTCcgctcctcctcccaacTCGATGGCCCCGATGGCATCTTTACGGATATCTCCAactttgaagatattggccTTGAAGACGACGCGGATCTAGCATATAACAATGCCGTCGCCTCGCCCTATGGTCGGCCCGGCCTTCCGCGGTCATCGACCGCACGAATGCAGTCCAAAACCCCGATGATCACGACGCGCGAATTAACCACTACCTCGCAACAAACGAAGGGTTTGCACAAGCCCCCGGCACAAGTCAACGGAATGCTCAGTCTGCAGACACGCAGTGTTTCCAGATCAAAGTCTGGGAATAAACGTGACCCTGGCAGTACCAAGTCGCCGTCAAAAACGCCCAACTCTCAGCGTGCTCGATCCACATCGCCCCTTCGACCAGCATCTCATCTGGGCTCTTCGCCGTCTACTCATAGCCTATCCTTGTCGCCAGCCAATGCCCGGCCTACTTTGAACCGAAAACAGTCCTGGCAGCCAAATCGCAAGACCTTAAAGGAAttggaggaagaatatcatGATTCAGATGAGGAGCTACCAGAAGATGCAAGTCTGTGGAACGTCCCGATATCTCCTCGACCTCTTGAAGATCGCTCAGCCTCTCGAAGCACGAGTCCGAACGGTCGGAGTCCGGGACCTCGGCCCCTCCCCTTATCGCACTCCGTCAAGGATGTTTCATTGCCGGGCGTAAGATCACCAAGCGGATCTCGACCCGCTCGACCTGCCGTGCGATCTAGCTCTGCAGGCCCTGAACGTGGCCAGATTTCCCCGCGTAACCCGCGTGTTTATTCGTACAATAGCATGATGTCCGATTTGTcggaagaagcaaagatcATCACCGAGGCTCTAGAACATCATGCAGACCAGCGCGAACGGAAGCGGGGAGAAAACCTGCAAAGCGGCCTATCGTCCCTGAGGTCGAGCGAGGAGTCTAAGCGGGGTTCTAGAGGCACTATTGAGCTGCCCCCGTTGCAAAAGTCCAACATCATGATTGATCCTTTACCCatcagcaaagaaaaggagaaggttcTCACGAGAACACGGCCTAGTTGGCTTCCTCCTAAGGAtcagaaggaggaaaagaagcatCTGAAAGAGTACAAGAGAATGATGGCGCAGTCACGGGAAGCAG ACAAGCGCCGGGCGGCGAAGGCTGCCTCAGCCAAGTGCGAGAAGGACAACACCCGAGAAACACTTCAGCGTATCTGGGATGATTACGTTTACCCCAATTGGGAGAATGCCATAGGTGAAACCAGAACACGTGAACTGTGGTGGCGTGGAATACCTGCTCGAAGCAGAGGAACAACCTGGCAGCGCGCCATCGGCAATGAGCTGTCTTTGTCCGAGGAAACGTACAAGAAGGCATTGCAGCGCGCCAAAGACGTACGGTCAAGGGCCGATGGCGACGCTGGAGAGAGTAACAAACGAATGCGAGAGTGGTTTGAGGCAATTGAAGCCGACGCATCCAAAGCATTCCCAGATTTGAAACTGTTCCAGGTAGGCGGCCCTTTACGGGAATCCTTGATTGACGTATTGGAGGCATACTCTATGTATCGGAGTGACGTGGGCTATATCACTGGTCTTCAC ACAATTGCTGCTCTCCTCGTCCTTCAATTCCCATCACCTTCATCTGCTTTCCTCGCAATGGCCAATGCTCTCAATCGATCTTTGCCTGTTGCtttcctcaccctcgaccGGGGGGCGATCGGTCGTACTTACACACTAACGACTGCGACCCTTCGTTATAAATTCCCTCGCCTAGCCACTCACCTTACCGAGACGCTTCAGCTctcggatgaagagatcTGGGAGCCAATGTTCCGCTCCCTCCTCACAAACGGTCTAGACCTCGAGCGTATCAGCCGCGTCTGGGACTGCTGGGTATTCGAGGGAGACCGCATCATGATTCGAGCCGCAGTGGCGGTTCTCGGTTGCTTGCAGGCGCAACTGTTTGGATTTACCAAGCCGGATGACGAGAGTCGTGCCACGGTTAGGGAAATCCTCGGATGGGGGCCCCGTAGTGCCGGAGCCAAGCCTAAGGAGCGCCATAGTGCTCCGGTAACACTTGCAGGGGGCTTTGGTGGTCAATTCTCCAGTGCCGGCGTTGGTGACTACTGGATACTCACGACCGCGGGCGATGAAGATGGATTTATGAGCGAGGTTAGGGAAGCGGGCAAAGTGCGGCATTAG
- a CDS encoding cation-translocating P-type ATPase (Na+/K+ ATPase, alpha subunit), with amino-acid sequence MADSPSSSDPPEKDLETGEQRLGRPERRTTIKFDERQEKEKHPDQDYFESLDFHILSTDRLSQQLNVDCRYGLSSSAAAQRLQRDGKNVIAHHRENYLKKVLGYVFGGFCSVLWIGVIIFFICWKPLSNPPSVPSLAMAILVIIVIVLQASFSAFQDWSTKHVMNSILNLLPSEALVLRDGKQTRVPSTDLVVGDIVYIGIGNKVPADMRLFQSSGDVRFDRAVLTGESDEIDGAIDATDNNFLETRNIAFMGTSVTNGNAVGMVVLTGSRSVMGRIAKMTAGVKEKPTLIQKEITRFVTIIIGLTITLVLIILFTWVGWLRVDHYSFMNVVAMLNNVMGCVVAFIPEGMPVGVALTLMMVAKRMKKANILPKGLATVETLGCVNVICSDKTGTLTQNKMSVRSLGLLDMSLDVKQLPNIQRNDMSESLKSLLRGSLLCNDAFFDPATVALPVNERGVTGNATDAAVLRFAESIMPDGRNQLSTFERIHQVPFNSKNKWMLTIHRDPTDTDGYLVFVKGAPDVLLPKCTSYLSGIDSTVKILDETAKGLFSNFQAELSRRAERVIVICQRRFTPRASIGSNDFNDEVLAECVQGLTVTGIFGIIDPPRLETAETVSACRRAGVRFFMVTGDFGLTAAAIARDIGIFSGTAEPDTVDDLKPFTDGEIGEKQSLHSRHSLLVDGKHISTLNDWQWDTICKYEEIVFARTTPEQKYRIVEELKSRDNVVAVTGDGVNDAPALRAADIGIAVVSGSDVAIEAADLVLLDRFDSIAQAIRLGRLVFQNLQKLIAYLLPAGSWSEIWPVLMNVFFGVPLPLSSFLMIIICVFTDLFCSLSLIMEKEEYDLLSVPPRNHKKDHLINLKIYGQSYLFVGVMEAFCAHSMFFLYMYKKAGIPFHALIFAFERYSDGFYGYTQDELTNFNNVGQGVYFVSLVMLQWGNILSVRNKRMSILQADPVRKQRRNPWLPLSMAISLVIAIFVTEVPGFHRLFNTAPVPIEFWFIPLALALGILLMDELRKLLVRQFPKSIIAKIAW; translated from the exons ATGGCCGATTCGCCATCGTCTTCAGATCCTCCCGAGAAGGATTTAGAAACGGGTGAACAGCGCTTGGGTCGCCCAGAGCGGCGGACAACCATCAAATTCGATG aaagacaagagaaggagaagcatCCGGATCAGGACTACTTTGAGAGTTTAGACTTTCATATTCTCAGCACGGACAGATTGTCTCAGCAACTCAATGTCGATTGCAGATATGGCCTCAGTTCATCGGCAGCTGCTCAACGGCTCCAACGCGATGGCAAGAACGTAATAGCACACCACCGAGAGAACTATCTCAAGAAGGTTCTCGGTTATGTCTTCGGGGGTTTCTGTTCAGTGCTGTGGATTGGTGttattatcttcttcatctgctggAAACCTTTGAGCAACCCCCCTTCTGTTCCTAGCCTTGCAATGGCGATCTTGGTCATTATCGTTATCGTTCTGCAAGCAagcttctccgcatttcaGGACTGGTCTACAAAGCATGTGATGAACTCGATACTCAACCTGCTCCCCTCCGAAGCACTTGTCCTACGCGACGGGAAACAGACAAGAGTTCCTTCGACGGATCTTGTCGTTGGTGATATAGTGTACATTGGTATCGGAAATAAGGTCCCAGCTGATATGCGCCTCTTCCAAAGCTCGGGAGACGTTCGCTTCGATCGTGCAGTGCTCACTGGTGAATCTGACGAGATCGACGGAGCAATCGACGCTACTGACAACAATTTTCTTGAAACAAGAAACATTGCTTTCATGGGTACCAGTGTGACAAATGGAAATGCGGTTGGCATGGTGGTGCTTACTGGTAGTCGTTCTGTGATGGGCCGTATAGCCAAGATGACCGCTGGTGTTAAGGAGAAACCCACTTTGATCCAAAAAGAGATTACACGGTTCGTTACGATTATTATTGGCCTTACCATCACGTTGGTCTTGATCATCCTATTCACCTGGGTCGGCTGGCTGCGTGTTGACCATTATTCCTTCATGAATGTCGTGGCAATGCTGAACAATGTGATGGGCTGTGTTGTTGCTTTCATACCCGAAGGCATGCCAGTCGGCGTTGCTCTCACTCTCATGATGGTTGCAAAGCGTATGAAAAAGGCCAACATTCTACCCAAGGGCCTTGCCACGGTCGAGACATTGGGTTGCGTGAACGTTATCTGCTCAGACAAGACCGGCACTTTAACTCAGAATAAAATGTCAGTCAGGTCGCTAGGGCTACTCGATATGTCGCTTGACGTAAAACAACTACCTAATATACAGCGCAATGATATGTCAGAGTCCTTGAAGAGTTTACTGCGCGGATCGCTGTTATGCAACgatgctttctttgatccGGCAACAGTTGCTCTTCCAGTCAATGAGCGAGGTGTCACGGGCAATGCAACTGATGCCGCTGTCCTACGATTCGCTGAGTCTATCATGCCTGACGGTCGTAATCAGCTATCGACATTCGAAAGAATTCATCAAGTTCCCTTCAACTCGAAGAACAAATGGATGCTAACGATTCACCGGGATCCCACTGATACAGATGGGTATCTTGTCTTCGTCAAAGGTGCACCGGACGTGTTGCTTCCGAAATGCACTTCATATCTATCAGGCATCGATAGCACAGTCAAGATACTCGATGAGACTGCAAAAGGGCTGTTCTCGAATTTCCAGGCTGAATTATCGAGGCGAGCGGAACGTGTAATTGTGATCTGTCAGCGACGCTTCACTCCTCGTGCTTCTATTGGGTCTAACGACTTCAACGACGAGGTATTAGCTGAATGTGTCCAAGGTTTAACAGTTACTGGAATCTTCGGAATAATAGACCCCCCACGACTGGAGACTGCCGAGACGGTCTCAGCTTGTCGAAGGGCAGGAGTTCGTTTTTTCATGGTTACGGGTGACTTCGGTCTAACTGCGGCAGCGATCGCAAGAGACATAGGTATCTTCAGTGGTACTGCTGAGCCAGATACCGTAGATGACCTGAAACCCTTCACGGACGGCGAAATTGGCGAGAAGCAGTCGCTACATTCTCGCCATAGTCTCCTCGTTGATGGCAAGCACATTTCAACCCTAAACGATTGGCAATGGGATACTATATGCAAGTACGAGGAAATCGTGTTCGCTCGAACAACACCTGAACAGAAATACCGCATTGTAGAAGAGCTCAAGAGCCGAGACAACGTCGTTGCAGTAACCGGAGACGGAGTCAACGATGCCCCAGCACTACGAGCAGCTGACATTGGAATCGCAGTGGTCTCCGGCAGTGATGTTGCAATTGAAGCAGCGGACTTGGTTCTCCTCGACCGGTTCGATTCAATTGCCCAAGCCATCCGACTAGGCCGACTAGTGTTCCAAAACCTCCAAAAGCTGATCGCATATCTCCTACCCGCCGGTAGTTGGTCGGAAATCTGGCCAGTCCTGATGAATGTATTCTTCGGCGTCCCATTACCTTTGAGCTCCTTCCTCATGATTATCATCTGCGTATTCACAGACTTATTCTGCTCCCTTTCTCTCatcatggagaaggaagaatacgATCTCCTCAGTGTGCCGCCTCGAAATCACAAAAAGGACCACCTAATCAACCTCAAGATATACGGCCAATCATACCTCTTCGTCGGCGTCATGGAGGCCTTCTGCGCCCACTCAATGTTCTTCCTGTACATGTACAAAAAAGCCGGAATCCCATTCCATGCCCTCATCTTTGCGTTCGAGAGATACTCCGACGGTTTCTACGGCTATACACAAGACGAACTAACCAACTTCAACAACGTCGGTCAGGGCGTCTACTTCGTCAGTCTCGTCATGCTCCAGTGGGGCAACATCCTCTCTGTCAGGAATAAACGCATGTCCATCCTCCAAGCAGACCCCGTCCGCAAACAGCGTCGTAACCCCTGGCTTCCCTTGTCGATGGCCATATCCCTCGTCATCGCAATTTTCGTCACCGAAGTTCCGGGCTTCCATAGATTATTCAACACCGCGCCGGTCCCCATCGAGTTCTGGTTTATTCCTCTAGCGCTGGCGCTGGGGATTCTGCTTATGGACGAGCTTCGAAAGCTGCTAGTGCGACAATTCCCGAAGAGCATCATTGCGAAGATCGCTTGGTGA
- a CDS encoding serine/threonine-protein kinase (checkpoint kinase and related serine/threonine protein kinases), giving the protein MSQLQNSYGTCTTHRHQLKLKFPEHKSSLKLLSALTFPNVLARCWLPRESTDDEERQTLLTPSSTAPSTLTERYGLSTIILHYGVHSSVRVCTRKSPSAGASRQLHVVKILRRSSDALVRATQRFEQSLSSAVSHPNLLQTIDVLQNEHGETCLVMDYCAGGNLNALIATAEDSIDALQADCFFKQIMRAVTYLHDNAIAHRGLKTENILLTAHGAVKVADFGSAEWLLDEVADGEHAENRIRLQLSSLYSPRKLRGSIPYLPPEEFSNYATVDPRAGDVWAAGLVYMAMRCGRLLWRMPCADEDGGYSAYLRGRQTYDGYPPIEALEEVRFSSGFQGLGESLFTRCRNVIYAMLHPDPVRRIKASEVLRSEWVYYVQVCDAGEIGW; this is encoded by the exons ATGTCCCAGTTACAAAATTCCTACGGTACATGCACTACCCATCGTCATCAACTGAAACTGAAATTCCCCGAACATAAATCAAGCCTTAAATTGCTCTCCGCATTGACATTTCCGAATGTCCTAGCACGCTGCTGGTTACCCAGAGAATCAActgatgacgaagaaagacagactTTATTGACTCCCTCTTCTACTGCTCCTTCGACATTAACAGAGCGATACGGTCTATCCACCATCATTCTGCACTACGGCGTCCACAGCTCCGTAAGAGTATGTACACGGAAATCTCCATCTGCGGGAGCTTCTAGGCAACTTCATGTCGTCAAAATTCTCCGTCGATCATCGGATGCCCTCGTCAGAGCTACTCAGCGTTTCGAACAATCTCTCTCCTCGGCCGTATCACACCCCAACCTCCTTCAGACCATCGATGTCCTTCAGAACGAACATGGTGAGACCTGTCTAGTCATGGACTATTGTGCCGGTGGAAACCTGAACGCACTGATCGCCACGGCCGAGGATAGTATAGACGCACTTCAAGCAGACTGTTTCTTTAAGCAGATCATGCGTGCGGTGACGTATCTCCATGACAACGCAATTGCACATCGTGGTCTAAAGACGGAAAATATCCTTCTTACTGCCCATGGCGCGGTGAAAGTGGCCGACTTTGGGAGCGCAGAGTGGCTGCTAGATGAAGTTGCGGATGGGGAACATGCTGAGAACAGGATACGTCTACAATTGTCCTCATTGTACTCTCCACGAAAATTGCGGGGATCGATACCTTACCTTCCGCCGGAGGAGTTTAGTAACTATGCGACGGTTGATCCGAGAGCGGGCGATGTATGGGCCGCAGGGCTTGTGTACATGGCTATGAGATGTGGTCGGTTACTTTGGAGGATGCCTTGTGcggatgaggatggaggTTATAGTGCGTATCTGCGCGGACGACAAACTTATGATGGATATCCTCCGATTGAAGCGTTGGAAGAGGTACGATTCAGTTCAGGTTTCCAAGGACTTGGTGAAAGTCTCTTT ACACGCTGTCGCAATGTGATATATGCAATGCTGCATCCTGATCCTGTTCGAAGAATCAAGGCATCCGAGGTACTTCGGTCTGAGTGGGTGTATTATGTACAGGTGTGCGATGCAGGAGAAATAGGGTGGTAA
- a CDS encoding SDR family NAD(P)-dependent oxidoreductase (dehydrogenases with different specificities (related to short-chain alcohol dehydrogenases)), producing the protein MEAKASNENFKLENLFNVKGKVALITGGGSGIGLMATQALAVNGAKVYITGRTGEKLDRVAELYNKNIQGEIIPITSDITDKSSVDKLVQEISSREKYLSILINNAGISSSTQTTEKEDPKELRKELFESSALDPKEWDDVYRTNVTQLFMTTTAFLPLLQKGSEQEKGWSSTVINISSISGIVKVSQHHFAYNASKAAAIHLTKMLAHEVASSGLRIRVNNIAPGVFPSEMTAGESDEKQKSEIPKEKYEGKVPAARPGKDEDMANAVLFSTTNQYLNGQTIVVDGGYVLAAGTV; encoded by the exons ATGGAGGCCAAGGCAAGCAATGAGAACTTCAAGCTGGAGAACCTCTTTAATGTTAAGGGCAAAG TTGCCCTTATTACAGGAGGAGGCTCGGGTATCGGGTTGATGGCCACTCAAGCTCTGGCCGTCAACGGAGCCAAGGTCTACATCACAGGTCGAACTGGCGAGAAGCTCGACCGCGTTGCAGAATTATACAACAAGAACATCCAGGGCGAGATCATCCCCATCACATCCGACATCACAGATAAGAGCTCAGTCGACAAGCTGGTGCAAGAGATCTCCTCGCGCGAAAAGTACCTCTCCATCCTGATTAACAACGCCGGCATCAGCAGTTCGACCCAGACgacggagaaggaggatCCTAAGGAGCTGCGCAAGGAGTTGTTCGAGAGTAGTGCGCTTGACCCCAAGGAGTGGGATGATGTGTACCGCACAAACGTTACGCAACTCTTCATGACTACTACTGCATTTTTGCCGTTGCTTCAGAAGGGCTCCGAGCAGGAGAAGGGCTGGTCTAGCACCGTGATTAATATTTCGTCCATTTCGGGTATTGTCAAGGTGTCGCAGCATCATTTCGCTTATAATGCGTCgaaggctgctgctatcCATTTGACTAAGATGCTGGCGCATGAGGTTGCTTCGTCTGGTCTGCGGATTCGCGTGAATAACATCGCTCCAGGTGTTTTCCCTAGTGAGATGACGGCTGGTGAGAGTGatgagaagcagaagagcGAAATCCCTAAGGAGAAGTATGAGGGTAAGGTTCCTGCTGCTCGTCCTGGtaaggatgaggatatggccAATGCCGTGCTCTTCTCTACCACCAACCAGTATCTCAATGGACAGACTATTGTGGTAGATGGAGGATATGTGTTGGCGGCTGGAACCGTCTAA